The Epilithonimonas zeae genome contains a region encoding:
- the purM gene encoding phosphoribosylformylglycinamidine cyclo-ligase produces the protein MSNTYKSAGVDKEEGYKTVDKIKSAVAETHNKNVLNNLGSFGAFYEIAGYKNPVLVSGTDGVGTKLKVALDSKKYDSIGIDCFAMCANDILCHGAKPLFFLDYLACGKLDSNIAAEIVLGMVDACKDNNCALIGGETAEMPGMYQPGDYDVAGFCVGIVEKDQIIDGSKIRKGNKIIAIPSSGFHSNGFSLVRKIFPNFEEEFEGKPLYETLLVPTRLYYKDIHKVLEEVPVYGIAHITGGGLYENVPRIIPEGLRATIDESKIKVPTVMLELEKRGNIDRKEMHGTFNMGVGMVLVTDENHVDKILDLLEDAYVVGEITEGSEKIDLKF, from the coding sequence ATGAGCAATACCTATAAATCAGCCGGTGTAGATAAGGAAGAAGGTTACAAAACCGTTGACAAAATCAAATCTGCCGTTGCAGAAACCCATAACAAAAATGTTCTGAACAATCTGGGAAGCTTCGGAGCGTTTTACGAAATAGCCGGTTACAAAAATCCGGTTCTGGTTTCCGGAACAGATGGTGTAGGAACCAAACTGAAAGTAGCTTTGGATTCCAAAAAATACGATTCTATTGGTATCGACTGTTTTGCAATGTGTGCCAATGATATTCTTTGTCACGGCGCAAAACCATTGTTTTTCTTAGATTATCTAGCTTGTGGTAAATTAGATTCAAACATCGCTGCAGAAATCGTTCTAGGTATGGTGGATGCCTGCAAAGATAACAATTGCGCTTTGATTGGGGGCGAAACTGCAGAGATGCCGGGGATGTATCAGCCGGGCGATTACGATGTAGCTGGATTCTGTGTAGGAATTGTAGAGAAAGACCAGATTATTGACGGTTCAAAAATCAGAAAAGGAAACAAAATCATTGCAATTCCAAGTTCTGGATTTCATTCCAACGGTTTTTCATTGGTAAGAAAGATTTTCCCAAATTTCGAAGAAGAATTCGAAGGAAAACCATTGTATGAGACTTTGCTTGTACCGACAAGATTATATTACAAAGACATTCACAAAGTTTTGGAAGAAGTTCCGGTTTACGGGATTGCGCACATCACAGGAGGCGGATTGTACGAGAATGTTCCGAGAATCATTCCGGAAGGACTTCGCGCCACTATCGATGAATCTAAAATCAAAGTTCCAACGGTGATGTTAGAATTAGAAAAACGAGGAAACATTGATAGAAAAGAAATGCACGGGACTTTCAATATGGGTGTAGGGATGGTTTTGGTGACCGATGAGAATCACGTTGACAAAATCCTTGACCTTTTGGAAGATGCTTATGTTGTAGGCGAAATAACAGAAGGGAGCGAGAAAATCGATTTAAAATTTTAG
- a CDS encoding NADPH-dependent FMN reductase — translation MKILAFAGSNSRESINKILVEYTAKQFNGAEVEVLDLNDYEMPIFSVDREKHDGIPTLALRFAEKIDATDLLIIALAEHNSSYTVAFKNVFDWVSRIKDRKHFGEKPVFVLATATGPGGGRHVVAAFEARAKSSGANVLQSFYLPKFKETFDIEKGIVDEEKNAEFQEKLSIVKNFFG, via the coding sequence ATGAAAATATTAGCTTTTGCAGGAAGCAATTCCAGAGAATCCATCAATAAGATATTAGTAGAATACACAGCAAAACAATTCAATGGCGCTGAAGTAGAAGTTCTTGATTTGAACGATTACGAGATGCCAATCTTCAGTGTGGACAGAGAAAAGCACGACGGTATTCCGACTCTGGCGTTAAGATTTGCCGAGAAAATAGATGCGACAGATTTGTTGATTATAGCTTTGGCAGAGCATAATAGTTCTTACACAGTAGCTTTTAAAAATGTATTCGACTGGGTTTCCAGAATCAAAGACAGAAAACATTTCGGCGAAAAACCTGTATTTGTTTTAGCTACAGCAACCGGCCCTGGTGGTGGAAGACACGTGGTTGCAGCATTTGAAGCAAGAGCTAAATCCAGTGGTGCAAACGTGCTTCAAAGTTTCTATTTGCCTAAGTTCAAAGAGACTTTTGATATCGAAAAAGGGATTGTGGATGAAGAAAAGAATGCTGAGTTTCAGGAGAAATTATCTATTGTTAAAAACTTTTTTGGATAA
- a CDS encoding DUF4142 domain-containing protein, whose protein sequence is MKNSILSLLAVVALMACKKSDTTTMNTTGDSTELMANDSATVGNDSTMMVADSVSAGANSSATANLSAQDKKFADAAARGGMMEVMMGQLASTNANNATVKSLGAMMVKDHSKANGELKQWASTAGYTLPTSLDAEKQKKYNDLKAKKGADFDRAYADLMVSDHKKDIAEFKEEASKGTESSLKSFAGKTVSTLEHHLMESEKAKAAVK, encoded by the coding sequence ATGAAAAATTCAATTTTAAGCCTTCTGGCTGTTGTAGCTCTTATGGCCTGCAAGAAAAGTGACACGACAACAATGAACACCACTGGTGATAGCACCGAATTGATGGCTAATGATTCTGCAACAGTCGGCAACGACAGCACAATGATGGTGGCAGATTCGGTTTCTGCAGGAGCTAATAGCAGTGCTACTGCTAATTTAAGTGCACAGGACAAAAAATTTGCTGATGCCGCTGCAAGAGGTGGAATGATGGAAGTGATGATGGGACAGCTCGCTTCTACAAACGCTAACAATGCTACTGTAAAATCTCTAGGAGCAATGATGGTAAAAGATCACAGCAAAGCAAATGGTGAACTGAAGCAATGGGCATCAACAGCTGGTTATACTTTACCAACAAGTCTGGATGCAGAAAAACAGAAAAAATATAATGATCTGAAAGCTAAAAAAGGAGCCGACTTTGATCGTGCTTATGCAGATTTGATGGTCAGCGATCATAAAAAAGATATTGCAGAATTCAAAGAAGAAGCGTCTAAAGGAACGGAATCTTCGCTTAAATCTTTTGCTGGTAAAACGGTTTCAACATTGGAACATCACTTGATGGAGTCTGAAAAAGCCAAAGCTGCTGTCAAATAG
- a CDS encoding type 1 glutamine amidotransferase domain-containing protein: MSKQIAILATDGFEESELKSPKDYLQQFGWITHIVSPKSGTIKAWAEKDWGRDYEVDKTLDQVSASDYDALVLPGGVINPDQLRTNDKAISFVQDFFKQHKPVAAICHGPQILINAGAVEGRKMTSVNSISADLKNAGAVWEDNEVVVDNGLVTSRTPKDLPAFNAKMVEEIKEGKHEDQNL, from the coding sequence ATGTCAAAGCAAATTGCAATACTAGCAACAGATGGCTTCGAAGAAAGCGAATTGAAATCTCCAAAAGATTATCTACAACAGTTTGGGTGGATTACGCATATCGTTAGTCCAAAATCAGGAACTATCAAAGCGTGGGCTGAGAAAGATTGGGGACGAGATTATGAGGTGGATAAAACTTTGGATCAGGTTTCAGCTTCTGATTACGATGCGTTAGTTCTTCCCGGGGGTGTTATCAATCCGGATCAACTGAGAACCAATGATAAGGCTATATCTTTTGTTCAGGATTTCTTTAAACAACATAAACCGGTCGCTGCGATTTGTCACGGTCCGCAAATTTTGATCAATGCAGGTGCTGTAGAAGGTAGAAAGATGACTTCGGTAAACTCTATAAGTGCTGATCTTAAAAATGCGGGCGCTGTTTGGGAAGATAACGAAGTAGTGGTAGATAATGGTCTGGTAACCAGCCGAACTCCGAAAGATTTACCAGCTTTCAATGCGAAAATGGTAGAAGAAATCAAAGAGGGAAAACACGAAGATCAAAATCTTTAA
- a CDS encoding response regulator — translation MYNKPRLNLAIVDDHPMILEGLKSLLQQDNQFQIFSFTKGSAILDFIQENQVDVVLLDIVLNDGSGLDFCKSIKQKLPNTIVIGISNQAERSIIFRFLENGGNGYILKNANPKEITDCIDKAINGDLALSKEVQEIMLRASSDNFELPRLTKREQQILSAIADGHTSIEIGEKLFISVITVETHRRNLLQKFKAKNMIELVKIAAENKLI, via the coding sequence ATGTATAACAAACCCCGACTCAATCTGGCTATCGTAGATGACCATCCAATGATTCTGGAAGGTCTTAAATCACTTTTGCAACAAGATAATCAATTCCAAATCTTTTCCTTTACCAAAGGGTCTGCTATTTTGGATTTTATTCAGGAAAACCAAGTGGATGTTGTATTGCTGGATATTGTCCTCAACGATGGCAGCGGTCTTGACTTCTGTAAAAGCATCAAACAGAAACTACCCAACACCATTGTCATTGGCATCAGCAATCAGGCAGAGCGCAGTATCATCTTTCGCTTTCTGGAAAATGGTGGTAATGGTTATATACTCAAAAACGCCAATCCCAAAGAAATCACCGATTGTATAGATAAAGCCATCAATGGTGACTTAGCTTTAAGTAAAGAAGTTCAGGAAATAATGCTCCGTGCTTCCTCAGACAACTTCGAATTGCCCAGATTGACAAAGCGGGAACAGCAGATTCTCTCAGCCATTGCAGATGGTCATACTTCTATTGAGATTGGAGAAAAGTTGTTTATATCAGTTATTACTGTAGAAACCCACCGCAGAAATCTGCTTCAGAAGTTTAAAGCCAAAAATATGATAGAGCTTGTGAAGATAGCAGCCGAAAATAAGCTGATATAA
- a CDS encoding tetratricopeptide repeat-containing sensor histidine kinase, whose amino-acid sequence MMFRNTFLLLVFLFWAVVFKAQQLISIDEVRYLDQINHTIKTSKDDRVILQNYLLLSEYWAPTDSLKSVQALNMVLNSPKKNLLSKGLIEYYQGIFATNQGSRTDAKKHYEQAVKLLQNDKKNSGILIKALYNEAYIQIEDKSYDFLVKALTEKCIPLSEKTNNRELLAYSYTQLGLTFMSVGQLDKAEEYHKKALEVLKQIPKAQTVHLITYLNLVSNYCYKPDSKTAKVYLDKAKTMIQNYPQSQHYANYYYQEAMYYTTKQDYPKALNSLDVGVKMAKAKNQLKLLHLLYFRMYNVYLMQKDYVKAKQQLEQILKENILSKEALNRRITYTQLAAVNDVLGQSKEAYQWMKKSNDLGDSLNQQKLLQKLNEYEILHKTTEKQKTINHLEQEKKENELIAKNKNLRITILAIALGLSLIIAVLIYLTYRKQQKLNQQISISHQQDLVHIENERKYEATQAVLRGEEQERQRIAQDLHDSMGGMLANIRMSISSNELYQSTDIVEKLDKSISEMRRISRNLMPETLKNLGFETALKELCESMIHKHLSIQFEAFDVSDKIPFQIQLALYRIAQESISNVIKYAQANNVIVQISQDGDTLTLTVEDDGVGFDKSKITYGLGLKNIENRVRLINGKVEIHSAKGEGTTINVECHV is encoded by the coding sequence ATGATGTTCAGAAATACGTTTTTATTACTGGTGTTTTTGTTTTGGGCTGTGGTCTTTAAAGCGCAGCAGCTGATTTCGATAGATGAGGTCAGGTATCTGGATCAGATTAATCATACCATTAAAACAAGTAAGGATGATAGAGTAATTCTGCAAAATTACCTACTGTTATCGGAATATTGGGCACCTACTGACAGTCTGAAAAGCGTTCAGGCTCTGAACATGGTATTAAATTCCCCTAAGAAAAATCTCCTTTCAAAAGGTCTGATAGAATATTACCAAGGGATATTCGCTACCAATCAGGGAAGCAGGACAGATGCTAAGAAACATTATGAACAGGCGGTAAAACTCCTGCAGAACGATAAGAAAAACTCAGGCATCCTGATAAAAGCGTTATACAATGAGGCTTATATCCAGATAGAGGACAAGAGTTATGATTTCTTGGTTAAGGCTTTGACAGAAAAATGCATCCCGCTGAGTGAGAAAACCAACAACAGGGAACTGCTCGCATACAGCTACACCCAGTTGGGATTGACGTTTATGTCGGTAGGACAGTTGGACAAAGCGGAAGAATACCATAAAAAGGCTTTGGAAGTATTGAAGCAGATCCCGAAAGCACAGACGGTTCATCTGATTACCTATCTGAATCTTGTAAGTAACTATTGCTACAAACCCGACAGCAAAACCGCAAAGGTTTATTTGGATAAAGCCAAAACGATGATTCAAAATTATCCTCAGTCCCAGCATTATGCCAATTACTACTATCAGGAGGCGATGTACTATACCACCAAACAGGATTATCCAAAAGCGCTTAACAGTCTGGATGTTGGTGTGAAGATGGCTAAAGCTAAAAATCAGTTGAAGCTTTTGCATCTTTTGTATTTCAGAATGTACAATGTCTATCTGATGCAGAAGGATTATGTTAAAGCCAAGCAACAATTGGAACAAATCCTCAAAGAAAATATATTAAGTAAAGAAGCGCTTAATAGAAGAATTACCTACACGCAACTGGCGGCTGTGAATGATGTTTTGGGTCAATCTAAAGAAGCCTACCAATGGATGAAGAAATCCAATGACTTGGGCGACAGCCTGAATCAGCAAAAGCTTCTACAGAAACTGAATGAATACGAAATCCTGCATAAGACCACAGAAAAGCAAAAGACCATTAATCATTTGGAACAGGAGAAAAAAGAAAATGAGTTGATTGCCAAAAACAAGAACCTGCGTATTACCATCTTAGCTATTGCATTAGGATTAAGTCTCATCATTGCTGTTCTGATTTATTTAACTTACAGAAAACAACAAAAGCTGAATCAGCAAATCAGCATCAGCCATCAGCAAGATCTTGTTCACATAGAAAACGAACGAAAATATGAAGCAACCCAAGCGGTATTGCGGGGAGAAGAGCAGGAGAGACAGCGCATTGCTCAGGATCTCCATGACAGTATGGGCGGGATGTTGGCTAATATCAGAATGTCCATTTCTTCTAATGAGCTTTACCAATCGACTGATATAGTTGAGAAATTAGATAAGTCTATCTCAGAGATGAGAAGAATCTCCAGAAACCTGATGCCTGAGACGCTCAAAAATTTAGGATTTGAAACTGCCTTGAAAGAACTCTGCGAATCGATGATACACAAGCATCTCTCAATTCAGTTTGAAGCGTTTGATGTGTCTGATAAGATTCCTTTCCAGATTCAGTTGGCATTATATCGTATTGCACAGGAAAGCATCAGCAATGTCATCAAATATGCGCAGGCGAACAATGTGATTGTCCAGATCAGCCAGGATGGTGATACCCTTACCTTGACGGTGGAAGATGACGGCGTAGGTTTCGATAAGTCCAAAATCACATACGGATTAGGTTTAAAGAACATAGAGAACCGTGTTCGTCTGATTAATGGAAAAGTAGAGATCCATTCGGCAAAAGGCGAAGGAACAACCATCAATGTAGAATGCCATGTATAA
- a CDS encoding DKNYY domain-containing protein: MFYKFRILVGSLLVLILVACFGILYVSLSNKAEPITYSTPKTDLNSVFCTYEGKVYAAVPSNGYYEVKGANAATFRTFEDNFKDAHIGWDGKHVYAGNIILKDLNPQNLKALANNYYTDGKTTYFCARNSERNQELGTMTEVIQLVGQSMGIAEKPQNYWYPFVELPRNQAYISQKGFDIGGNAHQAFFKGLVMPKADPKSIRPLSIRYVDRQERESTSYFTDGKNVYYENQLLPVAYNTGLHEVGIEGDVPSRSAYLIDDIHGMVYADGHTFDVSKKPYKMLSSNLKHANQPLFSSRKGIYFYNPESEKVKRAGDNPFVDNQFTHLAPDVFASGNKVYFLRAAEHWGRKTGLISRSTHLMELQDAAASEFKKLDNGENPYANIWQAGKHYFYFDNFGSSSFMSSAVYEIKDEATVRAMLSKSDLRYNDIEKLSRSGVLQSPSSSKVVSSSVSYNRDWYLPYLLILCGGGIAGLVAFLLRNKKIAPFILKDGYLMFNNLNFKRYQLIEIDKVVFSVVRSNYRSNSGYSGRMQILMKNGEKSFNTHFSTKVTLLSESEETVKAYIKELRDRLEKEGVKTELVR, translated from the coding sequence ATGTTCTATAAATTCCGAATTCTTGTTGGTAGCTTATTGGTTTTGATCCTTGTAGCTTGCTTTGGTATTTTGTATGTCTCCTTATCAAACAAAGCAGAACCTATTACTTACAGCACGCCAAAGACCGATCTCAACAGTGTGTTTTGCACCTACGAAGGCAAAGTTTATGCTGCGGTACCGAGTAATGGCTACTATGAAGTGAAAGGAGCGAATGCTGCTACTTTTAGAACGTTTGAGGATAATTTTAAAGATGCGCACATCGGTTGGGATGGCAAGCATGTATACGCTGGAAATATCATTCTCAAAGACCTTAATCCCCAAAACTTGAAAGCACTTGCCAATAATTATTATACCGACGGCAAAACCACTTACTTCTGCGCCAGAAATTCAGAGCGTAATCAGGAACTAGGCACTATGACAGAGGTGATACAATTGGTTGGGCAAAGTATGGGTATTGCCGAGAAACCGCAAAACTATTGGTATCCTTTTGTTGAGCTTCCAAGAAATCAGGCTTATATTTCCCAGAAGGGGTTTGATATTGGAGGCAATGCACATCAGGCTTTTTTCAAGGGATTGGTGATGCCAAAAGCTGACCCTAAGTCCATCCGTCCGCTAAGCATCCGTTACGTAGATAGACAGGAGCGGGAGAGTACCAGTTATTTTACCGATGGCAAGAATGTGTATTACGAAAACCAATTGCTGCCTGTTGCTTATAATACGGGTCTGCACGAAGTTGGGATAGAAGGTGATGTGCCGTCCAGAAGCGCTTATCTTATTGATGATATTCACGGTATGGTGTATGCAGACGGACATACTTTTGATGTGTCCAAAAAACCTTACAAAATGCTGAGTTCAAACCTGAAACACGCCAATCAGCCACTGTTTAGCAGTCGGAAGGGTATCTATTTCTACAACCCCGAATCTGAAAAAGTAAAACGGGCTGGAGACAATCCATTTGTAGATAATCAGTTCACTCATTTGGCTCCGGATGTTTTTGCTAGTGGTAATAAAGTTTATTTTTTGAGAGCGGCAGAACATTGGGGTAGAAAGACAGGTTTGATAAGCAGATCTACCCATTTGATGGAGCTACAAGATGCGGCTGCATCCGAGTTTAAAAAACTTGACAATGGCGAGAATCCCTACGCTAATATTTGGCAGGCGGGTAAACATTACTTTTATTTTGATAACTTCGGCAGTTCCAGTTTTATGTCTTCAGCAGTATACGAGATCAAAGATGAAGCAACGGTCAGAGCTATGCTTTCCAAATCCGATCTTCGGTATAACGATATCGAGAAACTAAGTCGTTCAGGAGTACTCCAAAGTCCGTCAAGCAGCAAGGTGGTAAGTTCAAGTGTATCTTATAACAGAGATTGGTACCTACCTTATTTATTGATTTTGTGTGGAGGTGGCATCGCAGGTTTAGTAGCTTTCCTGTTGAGAAACAAAAAGATTGCACCTTTCATTTTGAAAGATGGTTATTTGATGTTCAACAACCTGAACTTTAAAAGATACCAACTCATAGAGATTGACAAAGTCGTTTTTTCAGTAGTCAGATCCAACTATCGAAGCAATAGCGGTTACAGTGGCAGAATGCAGATCTTGATGAAAAACGGTGAAAAGAGTTTCAATACCCATTTTTCTACCAAGGTCACACTTCTCTCAGAATCAGAAGAGACAGTTAAAGCTTATATCAAAGAATTGCGAGATCGGTTGGAGAAAGAAGGAGTTAAGACGGAGCTGGTAAGATAG
- a CDS encoding helix-turn-helix transcriptional regulator gives MSINISSVIKRPIFLLMFICFSFHAYAAKILCPDNKEFDPLMDKAIKLNSENKTKEAIATLQQLIDLAKSIGCEKGQLAATKNMMLVYAQVGNYKKSLEVSNAVIHLALQQKNYKTLSTLYTTRATLYDELGLYEESLKNSEEAIKYAKLIPEEDIRHYELSFIYFNLSPYYQNRDDYQVLYYLKKSKEEIQKVKDNSKDISANKKVDMLISINMNLGTYYHDSKNKGRDIKLSEFYLMEGLKLLENVKEEINPDTTIDYYQAVMELYKTKKEYEKAIEYGQKVLTLEKSNSLPYARRVTYMVLAKSYLGIKENETSQKYLELFSKLNDSINSAEKEAVEVPVKKIISETKTNSEKQIKKIIIISAVLILLIVIGFLIYKRRSNRILHEKYQALIDKLKTEQKEIFPDEVEIEENPIESVKNTNVISDETQKTLLKKLQRFENSDRYLKKDINLAWMANHLNTNTKYLSELINTHRNKNFSNYINGLRIDYITRKLYENRMYRDYKISYLAEECGYASPQVFVIAFKKETGVTPSYFIEKLNKQFHTEAETA, from the coding sequence ATGAGCATCAATATATCATCTGTTATCAAGCGTCCTATTTTTTTGTTGATGTTCATTTGTTTTTCCTTCCACGCCTATGCTGCCAAAATATTGTGTCCAGACAATAAAGAATTTGATCCTCTAATGGATAAGGCGATTAAATTGAATTCTGAAAATAAAACGAAAGAGGCTATAGCGACACTTCAGCAACTTATTGATTTGGCAAAATCTATCGGTTGCGAAAAAGGGCAACTGGCAGCCACCAAAAATATGATGCTTGTCTATGCACAAGTTGGAAATTATAAAAAATCGCTTGAGGTTTCTAACGCTGTTATACATCTAGCACTTCAACAGAAAAATTATAAAACCTTATCAACGTTATATACAACAAGAGCAACATTGTACGATGAACTAGGATTGTACGAAGAGAGCTTAAAAAATTCTGAAGAAGCCATAAAATATGCAAAACTGATTCCTGAAGAAGATATCAGACATTATGAGTTGTCTTTTATCTATTTCAATTTATCCCCTTATTATCAGAATAGAGATGATTATCAAGTTTTATATTATCTTAAAAAAAGCAAAGAAGAAATCCAAAAAGTTAAAGATAATAGCAAAGATATCTCTGCAAACAAAAAGGTCGATATGTTGATTTCTATCAATATGAATCTGGGAACATATTATCACGATTCAAAAAATAAAGGCAGAGATATCAAATTATCTGAATTCTATTTGATGGAGGGATTGAAATTACTTGAAAATGTTAAAGAAGAGATTAATCCAGATACGACAATCGATTACTACCAGGCTGTTATGGAATTATACAAAACGAAAAAAGAATATGAAAAAGCTATTGAATATGGTCAAAAAGTTCTGACTCTGGAAAAATCCAATAGTTTGCCTTATGCCAGAAGAGTCACTTACATGGTCTTGGCAAAATCTTATCTGGGAATTAAGGAGAATGAAACGTCACAAAAGTATCTCGAACTATTTTCAAAACTGAATGACAGCATCAACAGCGCTGAAAAAGAAGCGGTAGAGGTTCCGGTAAAAAAAATAATTTCCGAAACAAAAACCAACAGTGAAAAGCAGATCAAAAAAATTATCATCATTTCTGCCGTTTTAATTTTACTGATTGTAATTGGTTTCCTTATTTACAAAAGAAGAAGCAACCGAATTCTCCACGAAAAATATCAGGCTCTTATTGATAAATTAAAAACAGAACAAAAAGAGATTTTTCCTGACGAGGTTGAGATAGAAGAAAATCCTATAGAATCGGTAAAAAATACAAATGTAATTTCTGATGAAACTCAAAAAACATTACTGAAAAAATTACAACGATTTGAAAATTCAGATCGGTATCTGAAAAAAGATATCAATCTCGCTTGGATGGCTAATCATCTCAACACCAATACGAAATATTTGTCTGAATTAATTAATACTCATAGAAACAAAAACTTCAGCAATTATATCAATGGTTTAAGAATCGATTACATTACCCGAAAGTTATATGAGAATCGAATGTATAGAGATTATAAAATAAGTTATCTTGCAGAAGAGTGTGGTTACGCTTCTCCGCAGGTCTTTGTCATTGCCTTTAAAAAAGAAACAGGTGTTACACCATCCTATTTTATAGAGAAATTAAACAAGCAGTTCCACACCGAAGCCGAAACTGCTTAG
- a CDS encoding transporter: protein MKKFILILVLILHNSALAAEKDSLYISQYQNQLQKLSKYEAFFCDACGCAAGNGSSGFESLLNPQFIGIKYFAQHYKAKENLFTQDLTQNQYFNTIQVWGKIPVTQKLSIYGSIPFQFHEKKTLQGDINISGIGDANIIGIYEILKSQNEYHQLNGGFGIKIPLGRFDEKGITGVNPSFQLGTGSWDYQLALSYKFQKNLFALMLNTDYTIKTENKKHYQFGNQWNYAATGFYRLWRNENSILSGKLGLQGEVYDWNKQFAEVIPRTAGSALYGKLGFEVSYKKFSLGSELMLPAYTQLAGGDIEAKSRFSLFINFGI from the coding sequence ATGAAGAAATTTATTTTAATCCTCGTTTTAATTCTTCACAATTCGGCTTTGGCGGCTGAAAAAGACAGTCTGTATATTTCACAATACCAAAATCAGTTACAGAAACTGTCCAAGTATGAAGCGTTCTTCTGTGATGCTTGCGGTTGTGCTGCGGGCAACGGTTCTTCTGGCTTCGAATCTTTACTGAATCCCCAATTCATTGGAATCAAATATTTTGCTCAGCATTATAAAGCCAAAGAAAACCTGTTCACGCAGGATTTGACTCAGAATCAATATTTCAATACCATTCAAGTTTGGGGTAAGATTCCGGTAACTCAGAAATTGAGTATCTATGGAAGTATTCCGTTTCAATTTCATGAGAAGAAGACTTTACAGGGTGATATCAATATCAGTGGAATAGGAGATGCAAACATAATCGGTATTTACGAAATTCTTAAATCCCAAAACGAATACCATCAATTAAACGGTGGATTTGGGATTAAGATTCCATTGGGCAGATTTGATGAGAAAGGCATTACAGGCGTCAATCCCAGTTTCCAGTTGGGAACAGGAAGCTGGGACTATCAACTGGCACTGAGCTACAAATTCCAGAAAAACCTTTTTGCACTAATGCTAAATACAGATTATACCATCAAAACCGAAAACAAAAAACACTACCAGTTTGGTAACCAATGGAATTATGCTGCAACTGGATTTTACAGATTATGGCGCAATGAAAATAGCATCCTTTCTGGGAAGCTAGGATTGCAAGGTGAAGTTTATGATTGGAACAAGCAGTTTGCCGAAGTGATACCAAGAACCGCCGGCAGTGCCTTGTATGGTAAGCTGGGATTTGAAGTGTCTTACAAGAAGTTCAGTCTCGGAAGCGAACTGATGTTACCTGCTTACACCCAACTAGCAGGTGGTGATATCGAAGCCAAATCCAGATTCAGCTTATTTATCAACTTCGGAATTTAA
- a CDS encoding cytochrome-c peroxidase: MINPSQQFQGGRIRSLWIFLITLSWMIMSCANEYDGEVFEEDKAYNLEIPTNFPALAFDINKNPITVNGVALGKKLFYEGKLSRNNTISCGFCHIQEYAFTHHGHPVSHGIDDKLGIRNAPAIQNMAFLKNYTWDGVSHNLDERSLVPITTDFEMDSSLPEVVSKLNADANYRKLFKAAYGDDNITGERVLKALSQFMVTMISADSKYDRMKKGTASFTNDESKGMALFQNKCASCHSGELFTDESYRNTGMYYDAQYDDRGRYRVTLDWNDNMKFRVPSLRNVEYTAPYMHDGRFYSLDAVLNFYSDNVENQANLDPILKQNGHIGISMTTLEKQYIIAFLKTLSDQQFLNNKQFAE, from the coding sequence ATGATTAATCCGAGTCAACAATTCCAAGGAGGGCGAATACGTTCTCTTTGGATTTTCTTAATTACGCTTTCTTGGATGATAATGTCTTGCGCCAATGAATATGATGGCGAAGTTTTTGAAGAAGACAAAGCTTACAATCTGGAGATTCCTACCAACTTTCCGGCATTGGCATTTGATATCAATAAAAATCCCATAACTGTGAATGGAGTAGCCTTGGGTAAGAAATTATTCTATGAAGGCAAATTGTCCCGTAACAATACCATTTCTTGTGGCTTTTGTCATATTCAGGAGTATGCGTTCACGCACCACGGGCATCCTGTGAGCCACGGTATTGATGATAAATTGGGAATCCGCAACGCACCGGCAATCCAGAATATGGCATTTCTCAAAAACTATACTTGGGATGGCGTGAGCCATAATCTGGATGAGCGTTCTCTGGTTCCGATTACCACAGATTTTGAAATGGACAGTTCTCTGCCCGAAGTCGTTTCAAAGCTGAATGCAGATGCCAATTACAGGAAGCTATTCAAAGCAGCTTATGGCGATGATAATATTACCGGCGAAAGAGTGTTGAAAGCTTTATCTCAGTTTATGGTCACAATGATTTCCGCCGATTCCAAATACGACAGAATGAAAAAAGGTACAGCTTCTTTTACGAATGACGAATCGAAAGGAATGGCATTATTTCAAAACAAATGTGCGAGCTGTCATTCCGGGGAATTGTTTACGGATGAAAGTTACCGGAATACCGGAATGTATTATGATGCACAGTATGACGACCGTGGAAGATACCGCGTAACATTGGATTGGAATGACAATATGAAATTCCGGGTGCCAAGTCTCCGAAATGTAGAATATACTGCGCCATATATGCACGATGGGCGGTTTTATTCTCTGGATGCGGTTCTCAATTTTTATTCGGATAACGTAGAGAATCAAGCCAATCTGGATCCAATTCTGAAACAGAACGGACACATTGGTATCTCAATGACCACTTTGGAAAAACAGTACATCATTGCTTTCCTGAAAACCCTCAGCGATCAGCAATTTTTGAACAACAAACAATTTGCGGAATAA